A section of the Natronolimnobius sp. AArcel1 genome encodes:
- a CDS encoding arylsulfatase encodes MPTRPNILLVMTDQHRGDCIGADPNVPKDADGRPLIHTPNIDSFVEDGALFSRAYTPSPSCIPARRSLLTGQTPSTNGAPGWVTTPWEFDRTLPSELRDAGYQTKLTGKIHSIPPRSNVGFESMDQHEALFAHENDDYTRWLESETGGADELAHGLGRNSWDPRPWHLDEYHHPTNWTTRKALEFLDQRDETRPFFLNLSYVRPHTPFDPPQPYWDMYVDRDMPDPYMGDWADDVYGEKIPDYPAIDAWVADLSPTVIHRARAAYYGLITQIDHQLKRVFDKLMMMGELENTFVLFISDHGEMLGDHYLWRKSYGYEGSSRIPMLMQFPESMELPRKQIIDQPVGLEDVMPTLLSIAGESVPDFVEGRNLLDLVHDPDREDWREWYHGEHSPGSYDPENATQYVISDQMKYIWNQVTGEELLFDLEEDPGEETDLTDDGEYADDLERGRDAMVDRLTGRPEGFVEDGDLSTIEPGDEDVGDPDDCSSDS; translated from the coding sequence CGCTGACGGCCGACCGCTGATCCACACACCGAACATCGACAGCTTCGTTGAGGACGGCGCGCTGTTCTCTCGTGCGTACACGCCCTCGCCGTCGTGTATTCCGGCCCGCCGAAGCCTGTTGACCGGCCAGACGCCCTCGACCAACGGCGCGCCCGGCTGGGTGACGACTCCCTGGGAGTTCGATCGGACACTCCCCAGCGAACTCCGCGATGCGGGGTATCAGACTAAACTCACCGGCAAGATCCACTCCATCCCGCCACGGAGCAACGTCGGCTTCGAGAGCATGGACCAACACGAGGCGCTGTTCGCCCACGAAAACGATGACTACACGCGCTGGCTCGAGAGCGAGACTGGCGGCGCAGACGAACTCGCACATGGTCTCGGGCGCAACTCGTGGGACCCCCGCCCGTGGCATCTGGATGAATATCACCACCCGACGAACTGGACGACCCGAAAGGCGCTCGAGTTTCTCGACCAGCGCGACGAGACGCGCCCGTTCTTCCTGAACCTCTCCTACGTCCGGCCGCACACGCCGTTCGATCCGCCCCAGCCCTACTGGGATATGTACGTCGATCGCGACATGCCCGACCCATACATGGGCGATTGGGCCGACGACGTCTACGGCGAGAAGATCCCCGACTATCCCGCAATCGACGCGTGGGTTGCCGATCTTTCGCCGACGGTTATCCACCGCGCCCGCGCAGCCTACTATGGACTCATCACTCAGATCGACCACCAACTCAAGCGCGTGTTCGACAAGCTGATGATGATGGGCGAACTCGAGAACACGTTCGTTCTGTTCATCTCCGACCACGGCGAGATGCTCGGCGATCACTATCTCTGGCGCAAGTCCTACGGCTACGAGGGCTCGTCTCGCATCCCCATGCTGATGCAGTTCCCCGAGTCGATGGAGCTGCCCCGCAAACAGATCATCGACCAGCCCGTCGGCCTCGAGGACGTCATGCCGACGCTGCTGTCGATCGCCGGCGAATCGGTGCCGGACTTCGTCGAGGGGCGCAACCTGCTGGATCTCGTCCACGACCCCGACCGGGAGGACTGGCGCGAGTGGTACCATGGCGAGCACAGTCCCGGCAGCTACGATCCGGAGAACGCCACCCAGTACGTAATCAGCGATCAGATGAAGTACATCTGGAACCAGGTCACCGGCGAGGAACTCCTGTTCGACCTCGAGGAAGATCCCGGCGAGGAGACAGATCTGACCGACGATGGCGAGTACGCCGACGACCTCGAGCGAGGGCGGGACGCGATGGTTGATCGCCTCACCGGCCGACCGGAAGGATTCGTCGAAGACGGTGATCTGTCGACGATAGAGCCGGGCGATGAGGACGTTGGCGATCCGGACGACTGTAGTTCGGACAGCTGA